In one Gopherus evgoodei ecotype Sinaloan lineage chromosome 1, rGopEvg1_v1.p, whole genome shotgun sequence genomic region, the following are encoded:
- the SEC61A2 gene encoding protein transport protein Sec61 subunit alpha isoform X3, which produces MSSDSADPFYWMRVILASNRGTLMELGISPIVTSGLIMQLLAGAKIIEVGDTPKDRALFNGAQKLFGMIITIGQAIVYVMTGMYGDPAEMGAGICLLIIIQLFVAGLIVLLLDELLQKGYGLGSGISLFIATNICETIVWKAFSPTTINTGRGTEFEGAVIALFHLLATRTDKVRALREAFYRQNLPNLMNLIATVFVFAVVIYFQGFRVDLPIKSARYRGQYSSYPIKLFYTSNIPIILQSALVSNLYVISQMLSVRFSGNFLVNLLGQWADVSGGGPARSYPVGGLCYYLSPPESMGAIFEDPVHVIVYIIFMLGSCAFFSKTWIEVSGSSAKDVAKQLKEQQMVMRGHRDTSMVHELNRYIPTAAAFGGLCIGALSVLADFLGAIGSGTGILLAVTIIYQYFEIFVKEQAEVGGVGALFF; this is translated from the exons ATGTCATCAGACTCTGCAGATCCTTTCTATTGGATGAGAGTCATTCTTGCATCAAACAGAG ggACTTTGATGGAGTTGGGTATCTCGCCCATTGTGACATCTGGTTTGATCATGCAGCTGTTAGCTGGTGCCAAGATCATTGAAGTTGGTGATACACCGAAAGACAGAGCTCTTTTCAATGGAGCCCAGAAAT tgTTTGGGATGATTATAACCATTGGGCAGGCCATTGTGTACGTCATGACTGGGATGTATGGAGATCCTGCTGAAATGGGTGCTGGAATTTGTCTGCTTATCATAATTCAG TTGTTTGTTGCTGGTTTGATTGTGCTGCTGTTAGATGAGCTGCTGCAGAAGGGTTACGGCTTGGGGTCTGGTATTTCCCTCTTTATTGCTACCAACATCTGTGAAACCATTGTCTGGAAGGCCTTTAGTCCCACTACCATTAATACCGGCAGAG GAACGGAGTTTGAGGGTGCGGTGATTGCATTATTCCATCTTCTGGCTACACGAACTGACAAAGTCCGTGCTTTGCGGGAGGCTTTCTACCGACAGAACTTGCCCAATCTCATGAATCTGATTGCTACAGTATTTGTGTTTGCTGTGGTCATATATTTTCAG GGATTTCGTGTTGATTTACCTATCAAGTCTGCTCGATACCGTGGACAATACAGTAGCTATCCCATCAAGCTCTTCTATACCTCCAACATTCCCATCATTCTTCAGTCTGCCTTAGTTTCAAACCTCTATGTCATTTCCCAGATGTTGTCTGTTCGGTTTAGTGGCAACTTCTTAGTAAACTTACTAGGACAGTGGGCA GATGTCAGTGGTGGTGGCCCTGCTCGCTCTTACCCAGTTGGTGGTCTCTGCTATTACCTGTCTCCCCCAGAATCCATGGGTGCTATATTTGAGGATCCTGTCCATGTAATTGTTTACATCATTTTTATGTTGGGATCCTGTGCATTCTTCTCCAAGACATGGATTGAGGTGTCTGGTTCATCAGCAAAAGAT GTTGCTAAGCAACTGAAAGAACAGCAAATGGTGATGAGAGGCCACAGGGATACATCGATGGTTCATGAGCTTAATAG GTACATCCCTACAGCAGCTGCATTTGGTGGCTTGTGCATTGGTGCCCTCTCAGTATTAGCAGACTTTCTTGGAGCCATCGGATCAGGCACTGGGATCCTGCTTGCAGTCACCATTATTTATcagtattttgaaatatttgtaaaAGAACAGGCTGAAGTTGGAGGAGTGGGTGCTTTATTTTTCTAA
- the SEC61A2 gene encoding protein transport protein Sec61 subunit alpha isoform X1: protein MSAKKMEDYPKLLENGVGSLKLIILPIVFQIQFREKVLWTAITLFIFLVCCQIPLFGIMSSDSADPFYWMRVILASNRGTLMELGISPIVTSGLIMQLLAGAKIIEVGDTPKDRALFNGAQKLFGMIITIGQAIVYVMTGMYGDPAEMGAGICLLIIIQLFVAGLIVLLLDELLQKGYGLGSGISLFIATNICETIVWKAFSPTTINTGRGTEFEGAVIALFHLLATRTDKVRALREAFYRQNLPNLMNLIATVFVFAVVIYFQGFRVDLPIKSARYRGQYSSYPIKLFYTSNIPIILQSALVSNLYVISQMLSVRFSGNFLVNLLGQWADVSGGGPARSYPVGGLCYYLSPPESMGAIFEDPVHVIVYIIFMLGSCAFFSKTWIEVSGSSAKDVAKQLKEQQMVMRGHRDTSMVHELNRYIPTAAAFGGLCIGALSVLADFLGAIGSGTGILLAVTIIYQYFEIFVKEQAEVGGVGALFF, encoded by the exons ATGAGTGCAAAAAAGATGGAGGACTACCCTAAACTATTGGAAAACGGGGTAGGATCCTTGAAGCTAATAATTCTCCCCATTGTTTTTCAG ATCCAGTTCAGAGAGAAAGTACTATGGACAGCTATCACGTTATTCATTTTCTTAGTGTGCTGTCAG ATACCTTTGTTCGGAATCATGTCATCAGACTCTGCAGATCCTTTCTATTGGATGAGAGTCATTCTTGCATCAAACAGAG ggACTTTGATGGAGTTGGGTATCTCGCCCATTGTGACATCTGGTTTGATCATGCAGCTGTTAGCTGGTGCCAAGATCATTGAAGTTGGTGATACACCGAAAGACAGAGCTCTTTTCAATGGAGCCCAGAAAT tgTTTGGGATGATTATAACCATTGGGCAGGCCATTGTGTACGTCATGACTGGGATGTATGGAGATCCTGCTGAAATGGGTGCTGGAATTTGTCTGCTTATCATAATTCAG TTGTTTGTTGCTGGTTTGATTGTGCTGCTGTTAGATGAGCTGCTGCAGAAGGGTTACGGCTTGGGGTCTGGTATTTCCCTCTTTATTGCTACCAACATCTGTGAAACCATTGTCTGGAAGGCCTTTAGTCCCACTACCATTAATACCGGCAGAG GAACGGAGTTTGAGGGTGCGGTGATTGCATTATTCCATCTTCTGGCTACACGAACTGACAAAGTCCGTGCTTTGCGGGAGGCTTTCTACCGACAGAACTTGCCCAATCTCATGAATCTGATTGCTACAGTATTTGTGTTTGCTGTGGTCATATATTTTCAG GGATTTCGTGTTGATTTACCTATCAAGTCTGCTCGATACCGTGGACAATACAGTAGCTATCCCATCAAGCTCTTCTATACCTCCAACATTCCCATCATTCTTCAGTCTGCCTTAGTTTCAAACCTCTATGTCATTTCCCAGATGTTGTCTGTTCGGTTTAGTGGCAACTTCTTAGTAAACTTACTAGGACAGTGGGCA GATGTCAGTGGTGGTGGCCCTGCTCGCTCTTACCCAGTTGGTGGTCTCTGCTATTACCTGTCTCCCCCAGAATCCATGGGTGCTATATTTGAGGATCCTGTCCATGTAATTGTTTACATCATTTTTATGTTGGGATCCTGTGCATTCTTCTCCAAGACATGGATTGAGGTGTCTGGTTCATCAGCAAAAGAT GTTGCTAAGCAACTGAAAGAACAGCAAATGGTGATGAGAGGCCACAGGGATACATCGATGGTTCATGAGCTTAATAG GTACATCCCTACAGCAGCTGCATTTGGTGGCTTGTGCATTGGTGCCCTCTCAGTATTAGCAGACTTTCTTGGAGCCATCGGATCAGGCACTGGGATCCTGCTTGCAGTCACCATTATTTATcagtattttgaaatatttgtaaaAGAACAGGCTGAAGTTGGAGGAGTGGGTGCTTTATTTTTCTAA
- the SEC61A2 gene encoding protein transport protein Sec61 subunit alpha isoform X2: MGIKFLEVIKPFCAVLPEIQKPERKIQFREKVLWTAITLFIFLVCCQIPLFGIMSSDSADPFYWMRVILASNRGTLMELGISPIVTSGLIMQLLAGAKIIEVGDTPKDRALFNGAQKLFGMIITIGQAIVYVMTGMYGDPAEMGAGICLLIIIQLFVAGLIVLLLDELLQKGYGLGSGISLFIATNICETIVWKAFSPTTINTGRGTEFEGAVIALFHLLATRTDKVRALREAFYRQNLPNLMNLIATVFVFAVVIYFQGFRVDLPIKSARYRGQYSSYPIKLFYTSNIPIILQSALVSNLYVISQMLSVRFSGNFLVNLLGQWADVSGGGPARSYPVGGLCYYLSPPESMGAIFEDPVHVIVYIIFMLGSCAFFSKTWIEVSGSSAKDVAKQLKEQQMVMRGHRDTSMVHELNRYIPTAAAFGGLCIGALSVLADFLGAIGSGTGILLAVTIIYQYFEIFVKEQAEVGGVGALFF; encoded by the exons ATGGGCA ttaaatTTTTAGAAGTTATTAAGCCTTTCTGTGCAGTTTTACCTGAAATCCAGAAGCCTGAAAGAAAG ATCCAGTTCAGAGAGAAAGTACTATGGACAGCTATCACGTTATTCATTTTCTTAGTGTGCTGTCAG ATACCTTTGTTCGGAATCATGTCATCAGACTCTGCAGATCCTTTCTATTGGATGAGAGTCATTCTTGCATCAAACAGAG ggACTTTGATGGAGTTGGGTATCTCGCCCATTGTGACATCTGGTTTGATCATGCAGCTGTTAGCTGGTGCCAAGATCATTGAAGTTGGTGATACACCGAAAGACAGAGCTCTTTTCAATGGAGCCCAGAAAT tgTTTGGGATGATTATAACCATTGGGCAGGCCATTGTGTACGTCATGACTGGGATGTATGGAGATCCTGCTGAAATGGGTGCTGGAATTTGTCTGCTTATCATAATTCAG TTGTTTGTTGCTGGTTTGATTGTGCTGCTGTTAGATGAGCTGCTGCAGAAGGGTTACGGCTTGGGGTCTGGTATTTCCCTCTTTATTGCTACCAACATCTGTGAAACCATTGTCTGGAAGGCCTTTAGTCCCACTACCATTAATACCGGCAGAG GAACGGAGTTTGAGGGTGCGGTGATTGCATTATTCCATCTTCTGGCTACACGAACTGACAAAGTCCGTGCTTTGCGGGAGGCTTTCTACCGACAGAACTTGCCCAATCTCATGAATCTGATTGCTACAGTATTTGTGTTTGCTGTGGTCATATATTTTCAG GGATTTCGTGTTGATTTACCTATCAAGTCTGCTCGATACCGTGGACAATACAGTAGCTATCCCATCAAGCTCTTCTATACCTCCAACATTCCCATCATTCTTCAGTCTGCCTTAGTTTCAAACCTCTATGTCATTTCCCAGATGTTGTCTGTTCGGTTTAGTGGCAACTTCTTAGTAAACTTACTAGGACAGTGGGCA GATGTCAGTGGTGGTGGCCCTGCTCGCTCTTACCCAGTTGGTGGTCTCTGCTATTACCTGTCTCCCCCAGAATCCATGGGTGCTATATTTGAGGATCCTGTCCATGTAATTGTTTACATCATTTTTATGTTGGGATCCTGTGCATTCTTCTCCAAGACATGGATTGAGGTGTCTGGTTCATCAGCAAAAGAT GTTGCTAAGCAACTGAAAGAACAGCAAATGGTGATGAGAGGCCACAGGGATACATCGATGGTTCATGAGCTTAATAG GTACATCCCTACAGCAGCTGCATTTGGTGGCTTGTGCATTGGTGCCCTCTCAGTATTAGCAGACTTTCTTGGAGCCATCGGATCAGGCACTGGGATCCTGCTTGCAGTCACCATTATTTATcagtattttgaaatatttgtaaaAGAACAGGCTGAAGTTGGAGGAGTGGGTGCTTTATTTTTCTAA